The Halarchaeum grantii genome contains the following window.
GTCGAACGAACCTTCGAGTTGGACGCGTCCGCCGAGGACGTCTGGGAGTTCATCGCCGACCCGACGAAGCGGGCGTCGGCCATCAGCGTCGTCACCGGCTACGAGGTGCGCGGTGACGTCACCGTCTGGTTCGTCGAGCTTCCGGTTCTCCGGCGCACCATCGAGGTGGAGACGCGTGACGTCGAGCGCCGCGACGGCGAGTACGTGAAGTTCGTCGGGAAGTCGAAGGTGCTCACCGTCACCGGCGAGCACGAACTCACGGCCACCGACGGTGGCTGTACGCTCACGAACACCTTCGTCGTCGAGGGCAAGTTCCCGGGCGTCGAGGGCTTCTTCGAGCGGAAGTTCGACGACGAGCTCGACAACCTCGAACGCGAACTCGAGGAGCGCGGCCACAGATAGATGCGCCTCGCGCTCGCCCAGTTCGAGTCCGCGATGGGCGACGTGTCGGCGAACGAGCGCGCCGCCCGCGACGCCATCGCGGACGCGGCCGCCGCGGGCGCGGACTGCGTCGCCCTCCCCGAACTCTGGGACGTCGGCTACTTCGCCTTCGACGCCTATCCGGAGGCCGCCGAATCGCTCGACGGCGCGCGCCTCGCGCGCATCGCCGACCTCGCCGCGGCACACGATGTCGCCGTCCTCGCGGGCAGCGTCGTCGAGGACCTCGCCGCGAGCGCGAGCGCCGGCTTCGAGACGCCCGCCGAATCGGGATACGCGAACACGAGCGTCCTCTTCGACGCGACGGGCGAGCGCCGCCTCGTCTACCGTAAACGCCACCTCTTCGGCTACGACTCCGCCGAGGCCGACCGTCTCGTTCCCGGCGAGCGCCTCGAAACCGCCGACCTCGGCGGGTTCACGGTCGCCGCGACGACGTGCTACGACCTCCGCTTCCCCGAGCTCTACCGCGCCCTCCTCGACCGGGGCGCGACGCTCG
Protein-coding sequences here:
- a CDS encoding SRPBCC family protein, whose translation is MTVRVERTFELDASAEDVWEFIADPTKRASAISVVTGYEVRGDVTVWFVELPVLRRTIEVETRDVERRDGEYVKFVGKSKVLTVTGEHELTATDGGCTLTNTFVVEGKFPGVEGFFERKFDDELDNLERELEERGHR
- a CDS encoding nitrilase-related carbon-nitrogen hydrolase, with amino-acid sequence MRLALAQFESAMGDVSANERAARDAIADAAAAGADCVALPELWDVGYFAFDAYPEAAESLDGARLARIADLAAAHDVAVLAGSVVEDLAASASAGFETPAESGYANTSVLFDATGERRLVYRKRHLFGYDSAEADRLVPGERLETADLGGFTVAATTCYDLRFPELYRALLDRGATLVLVPSAWPYPRVEHWRTLARARAVENQWYLGAVNGVGTQDGTTLLGRSTVYDPWGTPVATSDDESTVVYADVDPERVSEVRAEFPALADRRAGRDRG